The Brassica oleracea var. oleracea cultivar TO1000 chromosome C7, BOL, whole genome shotgun sequence sequence CCTTCTGACCTACATGCAATTCCTGACCTAGACAAGGCTTGTTCCATCAAACCACTCTCTGTTCCTAAACCGTACCGATGCTCTCACAAGATTCACAGAGGTATCAAACTAGTTTCTTCCTCCAACGGCTTGCGCTTCTATACAGCAGGCAACATCACCTTACACTGAGTACCATGTTAATAGAGACTTCAATCATGCCTTTCATTTTTTTTTTCTATATGGTTCCTTCTCACTTCTTGAGAGAAAGAGAAACAGTCTTTGTATATAATGTCTCTTCTTATTTGCTGTAATAAAAATGATATATACAATTAATGTTTGGTTCATGTTCAGATCTTTTTGCTACTATAGAGATCATCTTGTGTTCTCCTGTTTTTTTTTTTTTTTGTGTCGAGAAGACTCTGATTTACTTTTAAGTTATCATGATAATAGCTAATCACTCATGGTTTACAATCCAAACAATATAACACACACAGTCACACACACGTTTCTTCTTTAATTGAAGCTTTACTTCCACGTTCTATAACCCACCAAACACTCCATATGTACACCTCTTTTAATATATTCATTCCCAAGCTTCGTCTTCCTCTAGGATCTTCAACGTGAATTGTGTACACGGCTGCACAACGTTAGCATAGTAGACATATAAATATCAACTTTGTCATGAAGTTTGACTGTTTATATTTCTCGAAGACAAAAAAATGAAATGATGACCAAACCTTCGAGGTAAGTTTGCTTTTCTACATTGTTTCGGTTCTTCGTTCAACAAGGCCAATGTGTTTTCCTTCTCTCTAGCCGCAGCTTCCCTCTTTGCCTTCTTTGTCTCCACTTCAATAGCTTTCGTTAGAGCATCCACTTTCTTCAACAACATCTGAATACAAAGGCGATGTTAACTTGTTAAGCAAGTTTCATATAACTGAAGCAATAAAACAACAAGAAAAAAGATTGCAGTTCACCTTGATTTCTTCATTTTTAGCATTTATAGTACCCTCTTTACTCTCACAAACCTTCCTTAGAGCAATCACTTCCTTCTGAAGCCTGTCATACAAGAACCCTGACACCATATCTTCTCCCTTAGCATCCTGATCAGATAATCCGTTTGCTGAAATCTTCGAGTTCTCTTTTCCATCAGTCTCTGCAGCTCTATTGGTTGGCTGATTCAGAGCATGGATTCTTCCTGTAATTGAGCCTCGTGGCTGAGAACTAGACCTTTTCTTTGATCCACCACCACCACCACTCGTCAAGAATCCTAAAATCTTGCCAGATTTTTCAGTTTTTGTAGTTGTTTGAGAGATAGAACCCTTCAAGCCATCTTCTATTGTTTTCAGCCTCAGCTTCAACCTCTCCTGTATAGATTAAGGCATTAGAAACTACACTTACTTTTGACACAAGATTTAAAAATATAACCAACCACCTTTAGCTGTGTTTCAGCCTTGGCTGTTCTCTCTGAAACAGCTAGTTTATCTTTCAGTTTCTGCATTTCTCCCTGCACACAAGATACAAAAATTTCACAAAAACAATACTCAGTTTTGTGTATTTGGTTGTGTAAGTGAAAAGAGTAGTTACATGGAGAAGCCTTCTCTCTTCAAGCCATTGCTTTACAGGCATTACTCTATCATTCTCATCTTTCCACTCGTTAGCAACGGCAAGAGCCACTCTACTTGCTGACACTTTGACTCTAGCCAGCTCTCTCTCCAATGTTCTTTTCTCTTCCTGTTTGAAAACATCTTATGAGTTTTTAAAAACAAATGTGAGAGTTTAATTAGAAGAAATTAACAGGACACTTGCATTAAGCTGAGAGATTTGGCGGCGATAGTCTCTAACTGCATTTGCAGCTGTTCCTCCTGCCAAGATTGCTTCCTCCAGCTCTCCAATAGTTTGAGAGAGCTTCTCAATCTCCAACACTTTCTGGCGGTTGATTTTCTCGAGAAACTTGTACTCTTCCTGGAAGATCTCAATCTGTCGTCTAAGCTCAAAGTTGTGGTTCTGAACCTCCTCAACAATCAAAGCACGTTCAAGTGCACTTTTCAAGATTCTCTCTGCTTCAAGAAGCGCTGATTCTTTTGACTTTGTCAGCCGTTCCAAAGCTTTCTTGTCTTCTTGAAGCACAGAGATCTGTTAAACACACACAAGAAAGCTATATAGTCAAGCCATGATGCTTGTAAGAACAAAACAAGAAGCTATATAATCAAGACCTGATGCTTTTGAAACTTGATCTGAGCTTCAAGAGGAGCTATAACTGATTCTAGGGGTAGAGAATCATCTTCATGTTCGTGAGTGTAAACCCTCCTAAGTGCTTCTTCTGCAGCTTCCTGTGCAGCCAATGCATCTTCCTTCTCTTCTTCTAGCTTCTTCATCTCCACCTCCTGCTCTTCCATGACACAATCTTAACTTAGTTTTTACTATTCTTTCTGAATCCATTTCTAAATGTTTTTTTTTGACATGAGTTCCATCACAAATATCATATAGTCTTTGAGAGAAAACGCACCTTTTGTCCAAGTCTTTCCTCCCACTTCCTCACGTTTTCTGTAAGCTGAAGCACAAACAAGTAGCATCAGCAGAGCTCAAGAAACTAGAAGAAGTGATTTTAAATATGAGAAATCATCATGAACATAGATGATGATCATAAAAATAGGAATGGTCATGTTTTTATGCTAACATACCTCCTCAAATGCTCTGTTTTTGAGCTCTTCATTTGTTCTCAAAGCCTCAATTTCAGCTTTAGCAGCCAAAAGCTCCTTGTCCTTTTCTGTAGTAATATAAATGAAAAGAAAGCAGAACATCCCTCAAACGTTAAGCAAGTACTCAGAAGGATTTGAGGAAATAAAAATCATAGAGAAGAAAAGAAGAACCTTTAAGCTGGCTTTGCAGAGAAGAGGTGTTTGATGCAAAAGGGTTTTCTCCTGCAGTCATTGTTACTTTCAAAGGCTCTTCCCTTCTTTGTTTGCAGTATAGATAATGAGTTTTGGTGTAAGCAGTTTAAAGGAATGGTACAGAGGAGTTTAATATATATACACACAAGCTTTTATAGAGAGAGACCATTCCTTTAAGGAATTGATGTTTAAGGAGAGAGAGAGAGAGTTAAACTTACTTATTTTCTTTTCCCCATTCTCAAGCAACCGTCTCTGTTTCAAGCCATTGACAGTAACCAACCCTTACCTCTACTTATCTCTCTCTTTCATTACTCATTTCATTTCATTAATTTTCAATTCTAAAATGCTTTCAATTCTATTATTTTATTTGACTTTCTCTCTCAGTTACATGGATTTTTTTCACTATGATTTTACATGGCCAAGTAAATGAAAGGTTGTAAGTTACTGTCCTTTAGATTTTGTTCATCATCAAAGTTACCGGCTAGCGCATATTTTTCATGTTCCAAACGTTAACTAATGGGTTTTATTTTATCTAAAGGCACATTGTGTGAAAATAAATTAAATTAAAAACAGGGATATGGTTCGACCTCAAATGGAAATTATAAATGTGTAAAGCAAGAGAAGCAGAGAATAATCCAAAAGGAGTTGGAAGGAGAGGCAGCATATGACAGATATAAAGACACTAATCATCAGGATAAAGGTAATTAAAATGATTGAAGTATTTCGTTTGGTGAAACCCTTTTTTTTCTTTCTGTTTTTTTTTCAGTAAATTAACAATCATATTCTCTTGTATCCTTTTGTCTTTATTAGTTCTGATAAGGTTGTGAATGTAGGTAACAACAGATAACAATTATGATAATTTTGAATGAAAACTGTACATTATCCAAGTGAGTTTGTAAGTTTGATTGCTAAAAAGAATGAGATGGGTTGAAACTTGGAAGAAGGAAAGCAAAAGGATGAAAAGGTGTTGCCTCAGCAATTAATAGCTTAACCGCAAAATATTGCACAAACTAAGGTTTCTTTGTATTAGTGGAAGTCACTCAATATCTCTCTTTGAATTAAAAAAAGGATTTTCATATCTCTGCCCTTCTTTGCTTCCAAGTCTTATGGTTTAGTTATTAACTTATTAGATGAAACAATGATAAGAGGATTAGACAAACAACACTTAGCAAGAATTATATGTACATTTGTTTTTTTTGTTTTTTTTATGTACATTTGTTATTATTATATGAACCTTATAAAAGTAAAAGAACAAAAATGGAGGTGGTGACCTGTACTTTATTCAACCTTTAGTTTTGTGGGTTGGTGAACTCTTTTTAAGGCTTATCAGACAGAACAGAACCCAATCTGACCTGTAGATTTTGTCTTAATATTTTTTTACTTCACAACCTTCTGGTTCAGCGGCCAGTTGACTCAAACCGGTTATTAGTATAAGATTATAAACAATGATCTAGTTAATGCTTTGGTTATATTTCATTAGTAGCACCCACACCTCACAAAAACAGCAAATTTGGTTTGTATACATATATATATGACTAGTTGACTTATGGTATAAAAATTTGTGTTACAACTTAAAATTGTGCTCAAATTTTTCAAGAGAAATTTGTCCGAGTCTTGTCAAAACTTGTCACTTTCTCTCTTGTTTTCAAATTCACCAAGACTTTCTCTA is a genomic window containing:
- the LOC106303686 gene encoding microtubule-associated protein 70-5-like — translated: MTAGENPFASNTSSLQSQLKEKDKELLAAKAEIEALRTNEELKNRAFEELTENVRKWEERLGQKEVEMKKLEEEKEDALAAQEAAEEALRRVYTHEHEDDSLPLESVIAPLEAQIKFQKHQISVLQEDKKALERLTKSKESALLEAERILKSALERALIVEEVQNHNFELRRQIEIFQEEYKFLEKINRQKVLEIEKLSQTIGELEEAILAGGTAANAVRDYRRQISQLNEEKRTLERELARVKVSASRVALAVANEWKDENDRVMPVKQWLEERRLLHGEMQKLKDKLAVSERTAKAETQLKERLKLRLKTIEDGLKGSISQTTTKTEKSGKILGFLTSGGGGGSKKRSSSQPRGSITGRIHALNQPTNRAAETDGKENSKISANGLSDQDAKGEDMVSGFLYDRLQKEVIALRKVCESKEGTINAKNEEIKMLLKKVDALTKAIEVETKKAKREAAAREKENTLALLNEEPKQCRKANLPRSRVHNSR